The genomic stretch CACATCTGCAAAATGTGTAAATTCAGAACCATTGGTAGTAAAGTGTACTAAGAAAGGAATTTTAGATAAGGCTCTTTCCCATCTTTCAGACTGTGGACATGAAAATGCGAAATTATTAAAGTAACCAATCGCTACTTTAATTTCATTCGGATCTTCATTGAGGATACCTTCTGCTGCATTGTTTGTTACAACACCTTTTCCAGATTTTCCTTTTTTTAAATTCGGGAATTCTTTACGTCCTCTATGATCTATTTTTTTATGGTGAACTCCCTCTTGTGCAATTTCATCCATAAAATCTTTTGGTGAAGGAAACTTACCGGTGTACTCCTTGTTGGCTTTTAAACAACCACCAACATTATCAACAGAGCCAACTAAGCCGTTTAACGCATGACAGGCCATGCTAGCATAACCACCTCTTGCTTGCATTACTGGGCCACCACCTACCCATGATATAGCATGGGGGGCTGCTTCTGCAAATTGCGTTGCAACACGAATGATTTGTTCTTCCGGAATGCCTGATAATTTAGATGCCCATTTCGGCGTCTTATTTTTTAACTCTATATTCCACCATTTAAGTAATCCGTATGCATGAGTCTCATTAAATGTTGTCCCTTTAAATGTTTTACCTTCAATAGTTACTTCATATTCCTCATTAATTTCCTGACCTGCTTTGAAATTATTAACAGGTGAAAATTCATCAAAATCACCAACAAACTCTTTATTCCATAATCCCTTAGTCAAAATTACATGAGCAAAAGCAGATGCTAAAGCTCCATCTTGTCCCGGAACTACAGGCAACCAGTCGGTCGCTTTCGTAGCCGTAATTGAAAGCCTTGGATCGACTACTGCAACTTGTGCATCATCTAGAGCATCTCCCCAAGATGCCGAATAATAAGACACCTGTCTGTTTGCAGATAAAGGATCAGCACCCCAGATTAATATATACTTCGAATTCATAATATCATACTGTCTGTAATCCCATTCACCCTCCGTATAATAAGGACCAAACTTCTCTGCTTCAGCACAAATGGAACTATGAGATATATTATTAGGCGAGCCAATAATTTTAGTCATACGATCATAGATCAAATCTCTCATGTAAGAGTATCTACCTCGCATTAACATGTATTTATGTGTTTCATTATTTTTACGTAAGTCAAGAATCTTATCAGCAATCGTATTTAATGCTTCATCCCAAGTTATAGGTACAAATTTTGGATCTTCATTCCTGCCTTTTTTAGGATTAGTCCTTTTCATAGGTACTTTTATACGATCCGGATCATACACCTGCTGAAGACTCAAGTGAGACCTCACACATCCTTGTCCAAGGTTAACCTTAGAGTTTGCATTACCTCTAACTTTTATAGCTCTACCATTCACAACATATACTTGTTGAGAACACCATGAGGTACATCCTTGACATGTTGTAGATATCCATTTCCCTTTTGGTGCGGCTGATTTGGTCGAAGATGACTTATCGGATTGAGCAAATGACTTCAATCCAGAAAACATGGATAAACCTACTGTTAATCCAGCTCCTGTGAAGGCTGTCTTTCTTATAAATTCACGACGATTATTTTGATTTTTCATGATTTCTTCAGTTTGAATTAAACAATAGATTTTTTATTAAATTTCATACTTAATAATTGGTATACTATTAAGCAACATGATGTGATGCCTGATGCAACAGCCACCTCTGTTATTGTTACTGAGTATTCACCAGCCGAAAGTCCATTCATTAATGGCACTTCCTGACCAACAATTATTAAATTGTATCTATAAGCGGAAATAGCAAAAATGACTAAAATTGAAGATATAAATAAGCCTGATAATTTAGCTCCAATTTTATTTATAAGAACAAGTAGAGCTATGAATAAACCTCCAAGATTAAGCACAAAAAAGAATAGATGTTTTCCTGTTAATAGATTCCAAGCTTCAATACCGGCAAGTTTTTCACTATACTTTAATACCAAAATGTCAAATACGTCAAGGAATAAGACACCGGCCACTAAGAAGAGTAATGCAAACCTAAAAAATTTCAGTGTAGATTCTTTTACAATACGCTCATTTTTAATGTAATGATTAATTGCAGTAATGGCTACTATAACAGCAACACCAGAAGCCAGTGCCGCATTAGCAAAATGAGGAAGTAATAAAGGACGATTCCAAAACTCTCTTGCTTTCACAAAGCTAAATAAGGCACCATCGGGTACAAGAACAATGCCTAAAGCAAAAGGTAATGAAATAATAGATAACCACTTTAAGCGCTTGATGATTTTTTCGTTTGCCGTTCCCTTTTGAATTTTAATCAATGCCATAAGTTGCATAAGTAAGAGAATACCAAATGCATAATAACTTAATGATGAGTAAAAGAAAACGGAAGTCGTATTTCTTAAAAGCAATGGTACGCCAAGCATTTTTATAGGATTACCAACATCCATCAATAAGAACAGCAAGGCTCCTACTAAAGCCGAAAGTGACACAATAACTGCTTTAAATTCAAAGGGCTTTAAACTTTCAACATTGAAGCTGTGAATGAGAAACCCAATAAAAGTGACACCTATGCTTATGCCCATAAAAAAAGTAAAGGCAGCAATATAAACGCCCCATGGAACTTGTTGGGAGATACCTGTAACAACATGTCCGGTTGAAATTTGATTTATCATACCTATTAAGCCTACTATTAAGCCTATAATAAGAATGCTCATCCATACTATATTTTTTGTATTCTTCATAATATCTGGGTTTTAAGTTCTAGGATATGATGTTGGATTATAGTTTCTTATATAGAATACTTTTGGTTTTGTACCAAGTTCTTCTCTTAGTCTCGTTGGCACGTATTTGGCTAAGAGTTTATGAATTTTATCATTTGGATCATTTAAATCACCATAAATTCTAGCCTTTGCAGGGCACCTATCCACACACATTGGATTTTTATCCTGTTTCACTCTATGATCACATAAAGTACATTTCTCAACTACATTTTTGGGCCTTATGCCGGCATAGGTTTCGGCTCTTTCAGGATTATAATAAGGAATTACATTCCCATTCACTTTTTCTGACAATTCTTTTGGTGAAGATGTAATACCTTTCATCAAGCTATCATCTTTTTTCCATCTACCATGAGGTTCTTTGTCATTAAAGGAAATTACGCCATAAGGGCATGAAACCATACAGTAACGACAACCAACACATTTTGTATGATCGTGCATGGTTATACTATCCTCATCTTTATGCATGGCTTTTGTTGGACAGCTTTTTACGCAAGGAGCCTTTTCGCAATGATTACATAATGTTGGTATATAGTCATACCGCACATTAGGAAATTTACCTACTGTTTTACTAATTTTATTAGCCCAGTAAATCCCATCAGAAACATTATTTTCATTTTTACATACAATGGTGCATGCACCACAACCGGTACATTTTTGCAAATCAATGACCATAGCAAGTTTTCTCTTTTTCTTGGAACTCAGATTCTCAGCTAAAAGACCTGTAACAGGAACTGCAGCAAGGGCTAATGCCCCTGCTCCTGTTTTTTTTAGAAAATCTCGACGACCATGTTTATTTTTCGTTTCCATATGTTTAAGTATTATAAATTAGTAAAATTCAGTGTCTGGAGTTTAGAGTGCCTAAATTACCTAAAGTTTTAATTACAAAAGCTCAAATTGTCACGCTCTCTATCATCTGACATCATAATCTTAAAACTTTAGATTTTTCTCTCCTTAATTGTTAATTGCTATATTTATCTTCAGTGTCAATAAAAAATTTCAATAATAAATTAATATAGGTACTTAAAACTTATATTCGAAATTTATATAAACCAATGGTTTTGAATCAATAGTTGACTCAGCATATGTCCAACCTTGGTAGTTTAAGGCCATTTTCACTCCTTTAATTGGGGCATACTGTCCACCAATAATTATTGCATTGCCATCTTTTGAATTATTCCACGAATCAGTTGCTCCTGTAAGCTTATTAGAAGATAATTGATCAAATCGTCCAAATACTTCAAACTTTTTATTGATGATGTAAGTTGCATAAACTGATATACCGCTAAGTTCATAATCTTCAGCAACACTAGAATATTTCTTTCCATTCTGCAATATATTATACTCAGCTCCAAAGCGAAACTTGTCTTTTACTTCGTAACCAACAAATATGGCAAGGGTAGATATAGTTGAAGTATCTGCTATTATTGAATCATTTCCATATTTATCGTATTTGAAAGAATTCATGTCATAATATACTTTTGCGGTTAGTCCATCTACTAGTTTTGCCACAATGTTTCCACCAAATTTATGCATGCCAAAATCATCCTGAACTGATTTATAGCCTTCACCATTTATAACAAATAGATTTGCTTTTATTTTTTTGTGCAATTTTATTTCAGCATTTAAGCCCAAGTCGGCACTAGATCCAAATTTATGTTGGTCCTGAAATGATTTGTAAATATAGCGGTATCCCCAAAATTTTTCCTGATCTTTGAATTGTTTTAGTCCCATAAGTCCAAAAGTTAATTTTAGCCGAGAAGCTACTTTCCAGTCTAATTGTGCTACTTTAAGATAAGCGGTATATGAACTTCCTACTGAATTGCTGCCCACATCAAATGTGATTTTGGTAGAAAGTTTTTCGCTT from Bacteroidota bacterium encodes the following:
- the nrfD gene encoding polysulfide reductase NrfD, yielding MKNTKNIVWMSILIIGLIVGLIGMINQISTGHVVTGISQQVPWGVYIAAFTFFMGISIGVTFIGFLIHSFNVESLKPFEFKAVIVSLSALVGALLFLLMDVGNPIKMLGVPLLLRNTTSVFFYSSLSYYAFGILLLMQLMALIKIQKGTANEKIIKRLKWLSIISLPFALGIVLVPDGALFSFVKAREFWNRPLLLPHFANAALASGVAVIVAITAINHYIKNERIVKESTLKFFRFALLFLVAGVLFLDVFDILVLKYSEKLAGIEAWNLLTGKHLFFFVLNLGGLFIALLVLINKIGAKLSGLFISSILVIFAISAYRYNLIIVGQEVPLMNGLSAGEYSVTITEVAVASGITSCCLIVYQLLSMKFNKKSIV
- a CDS encoding molybdopterin-dependent oxidoreductase, with protein sequence MKNQNNRREFIRKTAFTGAGLTVGLSMFSGLKSFAQSDKSSSTKSAAPKGKWISTTCQGCTSWCSQQVYVVNGRAIKVRGNANSKVNLGQGCVRSHLSLQQVYDPDRIKVPMKRTNPKKGRNEDPKFVPITWDEALNTIADKILDLRKNNETHKYMLMRGRYSYMRDLIYDRMTKIIGSPNNISHSSICAEAEKFGPYYTEGEWDYRQYDIMNSKYILIWGADPLSANRQVSYYSASWGDALDDAQVAVVDPRLSITATKATDWLPVVPGQDGALASAFAHVILTKGLWNKEFVGDFDEFSPVNNFKAGQEINEEYEVTIEGKTFKGTTFNETHAYGLLKWWNIELKNKTPKWASKLSGIPEEQIIRVATQFAEAAPHAISWVGGGPVMQARGGYASMACHALNGLVGSVDNVGGCLKANKEYTGKFPSPKDFMDEIAQEGVHHKKIDHRGRKEFPNLKKGKSGKGVVTNNAAEGILNEDPNEIKVAIGYFNNFAFSCPQSERWERALSKIPFLVHFTTNGSEFTHFADVVLPCAHHMYEKWGYVKNHANGYRHVTLLQPVIEPIWDVKIEESEIPWLIAEKLAEKGFSNLMNYYKSIKDPETGKQASNEKEFALFALKYATENLWNPEKYHGGDKFSGWKEFSEVGVWNSDPYKFKKRWSHMKTKTKKFEFYSETLKAALEAHASKHETNVDDILNTCNYQARGELAYVPHYEAPFLHGDADEFPLVHVDFKSRFNREGRSANCTWYHELKDLDPGDEMNEDVARFNPVDAKKYGLSNGDKIKLISKVGELECTAKVWEGTRPGTVSKCYGQGHWAYGKVASEEYGKKPRGGNNNAIIPAEYDRLSGATAFYGTTRVKVVKVVIA
- a CDS encoding 4Fe-4S dicluster domain-containing protein, translated to MVIDLQKCTGCGACTIVCKNENNVSDGIYWANKISKTVGKFPNVRYDYIPTLCNHCEKAPCVKSCPTKAMHKDEDSITMHDHTKCVGCRYCMVSCPYGVISFNDKEPHGRWKKDDSLMKGITSSPKELSEKVNGNVIPYYNPERAETYAGIRPKNVVEKCTLCDHRVKQDKNPMCVDRCPAKARIYGDLNDPNDKIHKLLAKYVPTRLREELGTKPKVFYIRNYNPTSYPRT